Proteins co-encoded in one Arachis hypogaea cultivar Tifrunner chromosome 11, arahy.Tifrunner.gnm2.J5K5, whole genome shotgun sequence genomic window:
- the LOC112721927 gene encoding cytochrome b561 and DOMON domain-containing protein At4g12980-like, whose product MAISTCTLILVGIFVPYLPIYAQVQSQSQRTILSDLDTKINEVEVQMNAFHLQRPETAETTYEISHNNGHAPPHHHKRHLQNVYAILVLLGWGILLPIGVVIARYCRTDPLKFNEWYYCHIMCQILGYILGLLGWSFGLWLEKSSKEFVPKTQHTLSIIAFIFINIQMLSICIRPNKEAGYCKCWNICHHVLGYAIIGIVVADIFEGLNNNQSHAENLKWGYVGVLGVLALIVVPMEIFRCKSMIMHLSLHFTRSKFTNSPEIS is encoded by the exons ATGGCAATATCAACCTGTACCCTTATTCTTGTAGGTATATTTGTTCCCTACCTCCCTATCTATGCTCAAGTTCAAAGTCAAAGTCAAAGAACAATTCTCTCTGATCTTGACACCAAAATCAATGAAGTGGAGGTTCAGATGAATGCCTTTCATCTACAAAGGCCAGAAACTGCTGAAACAACATATGAAATATCACACAATAATGGCCATGCTCCCCCACATCATCATAAACGCCACCTCCAAAAT GTTTATGCGATTCTAGTCCTGCTAGGGTGGGGTATTTTGCTACCCATAGGGGTGGTCATAGCAAGATATTGCAGAACAGATCCTTTGAAGTTTAATGAATGGTACTATTGTCACATAATGTGCCAGATTCTAGGATATATCCTAGGCTTATTGGGATGGAGCTTTGGTCTTTGGCTTGAAAAATCATCAAAAGAGTTTGTGCCTAAAACACAACATACTCTAAGCATCATTGCTTTCATATTCATAAACATACAA ATGCTTTCCATTTGTATAAGACCAAACAAAGAAGCTGGGTATTGTAAGTGCTGGAACATATGCCACCATGTTCTGGGGTATGCCATAATTGGAATTGTTGTAGCAGACATATTTGAAGGGCTAAACAATAATCAGAGTCATGCTGAAAATTTGAAATGGGGTTATGTTGGAGTGCTTGGAGTTTTAGCTCTCATAGTTGTACCAATGGAAATATTCAGATGCAAGTCTATGATAATGCATCTCTCTCTGCATTTCACTCGCAGCAAGTTTACTAATTCACCTGAAATTAGTTAG
- the LOC112724085 gene encoding probable pectate lyase 16: MATLTFLLVSSILLTFVNAYSTYNTTQIFSNHIHNPPKNKPFLNTIDSCRRAQTNWASNPHALADCAIGFGQGAIGGKHGNLYIVTDPSDDAVNPAKGTLRYGAIQMEPLWIMFEKDMVIRLENELIVNSYKTIDGRGAKVEISNGPCITIQGVSNVIIHGISIHDCQPGTVGLVRSSPDHVGHRRGSDGDAISIFSSSNIWVDHCFFARSADGLIDIIHASTSITISNNYFTQHDKVMLLGHNDEYTADKIMKVTIAFNRFASGLTERMPRVRFGYAHVVNNQYDEWKMYAIGGSSNPTILSEGNVYIAPNNDNAKQITKREAKQNWKNWKWRSSKDLFVNGAYFVPSGYGNCAPNYSNTQSFNVVRAYMVPTITLNAGPLSCIVGRAC; encoded by the exons ATGGCCACCTTAACCTTCCTCTTAGTTTCTTCAATCCTCTTAACCTTTGTTAATGCATATTCAACATACAACACAACCCAAATTTTCTCAAACCATATCCACAACCCTCCCAAGAATAAACCATTCCTCAACACCATAGACTCTTGCCGGCGAGCCCAAACAAACTGGGCCTCCAATCCGCACGCCTTGGCCGATTGCGCTATTGGTTTCGGCCAAGGCGCCATTGGAGGCAAACATGGAAACTTATACATTGTAACCGATCCTTCAGATGATGCTGTGAATCCAGCAAAAGGCACGCTTCGTTATGGTGCAATTCAAATGGAGCCACTATGGATAATGTTTGAGAAAGACATGGTTATTAGGCTTGAGAATGAGCTCATAGTGAATAGCTACAAGACCATTGATGGAAGAGGAGCCAAAGTTGAGATATCAAACGGGCCATGCATTACAATACAAGGTGTTAGCAACGTCATTATTCATGGCATTAGCATCCATGATTGTCAACCGGGTACGGTTGGCCTCGTCAGAAGTAGCCCTGACCATGTCGGCCACCGTCGAGGCTCCGACGGCGACGCCATCAGCATATTTTCATCATCCAATATTTGGGTTGATCATTGCTTCTTCGCACGTTCTGCTGATGGCCTAATTGATATTATTCATGCTTCAACTTCCATTACCATTTCTAACAATTATTTCACCCAGCATGACAAA GTTATGCTACTAGGACACAATGATGAATACACGGCAGATAAAATAATGAAGGTAACAATAGCCTTCAACCGGTTTGCTAGTGGCCTAACTGAAAGAATGCCAAG GGTAAGATTTGGTTACGCCCATGTGGTCAACAACCAATATGATGAGTGGAAAATGTATGCTATAGGAGGGAGTTCTAATCCAACCATTTTAAGCGAAGGGAACGTTTATATAGCACCAAATAACGATAACGCGAAACAG ATTACAAAGAGAGAAGCGAAGCAAAACTGGAAGAACTGGAAATGGAGGTCTTCCAAGGATTTATTCGTGAATGGTGCATATTTTGTACCATCTGGATATGGGAATTGTGCCCCAAATTATTCAAATACTCAATCTTTTAATGTTGTTCGAGCGTACATGGTGCCAACAATAACTCTCAATGCAGGTCCCTTAAGTTGTATTGTTGGCAGAGCATGTTAA